From a region of the Synechococcus sp. RS9916 genome:
- a CDS encoding chromate transporter — MAGSAIALIALFFSSFLLISRLLPFWSDLCRLVQMRRALLGINATVVGILMAALCQPVWQTGIRGGAEFSLALVAFVLLVSWRPPAWVVCPWPDSNLPLHGITPGKNRRLGHVGSAELLFTGLHRLLIFLGKFLHFLLKKL; from the coding sequence ATCGCCGGTTCTGCGATAGCACTCATTGCCCTCTTTTTTTCCTCGTTCTTGTTGATTAGCAGGCTCTTGCCCTTTTGGAGCGACCTGTGCCGATTGGTTCAGATGCGTCGAGCCCTGCTTGGCATCAACGCAACGGTGGTGGGAATCCTGATGGCGGCGTTGTGTCAACCCGTCTGGCAGACAGGCATCCGCGGAGGTGCTGAGTTCAGCCTGGCGTTGGTGGCGTTTGTGTTGTTGGTGAGCTGGCGACCGCCGGCGTGGGTGGTTTGCCCCTGGCCTGACTCAAACCTGCCTCTTCATGGCATCACCCCTGGGAAGAATCGTAGGTTGGGGCATGTTGGATCAGCAGAGCTGTTATTCACAGGCCTGCACAGACTGTTGATTTTCCTGGGCAAATTTCTGCACTTCCTTCTCAAAAAACTTTAG
- a CDS encoding NAD-dependent epimerase/dehydratase family protein, with product MDLTIVGCGYVGLALAERLQPRRPQLRLTLTSTSSERLEQLSPLADHVQICDATEPTQLLEALRQSNSAVFCLGPKGDRQVDANGYRHTFVDSFRCLKLLLPQLPELRQIVYTGSCSVYGDAQGEWVDEQTPPEPSRGHGDVLLESERLLSGIGDRQVCILRLGALYGPGRDLDRRLRGLAGLERPGSGAAFSNWLHVADAAGALEAALDAEWTGVVNVVNDEPIRLRDLVGRSLQRQGLAPVRWLGQDESGSEGRRIRNTRLKQLGYQLQHPSVDQSDVCAASQVN from the coding sequence ATGGATCTGACGATTGTTGGCTGCGGTTATGTGGGGCTCGCTCTGGCGGAGCGGCTGCAACCGAGACGGCCACAGCTGAGGCTGACGCTCACTAGTACCAGTAGCGAACGGCTGGAACAACTCAGCCCTTTGGCGGATCACGTGCAGATCTGCGATGCCACTGAGCCAACCCAGTTGTTGGAAGCCCTACGGCAGAGCAACAGCGCCGTCTTCTGCCTTGGGCCGAAGGGAGATCGCCAGGTGGATGCCAACGGCTACCGCCACACTTTCGTCGACAGCTTTCGTTGCCTGAAGTTGCTATTGCCACAACTGCCGGAACTGCGGCAGATCGTTTACACGGGCAGTTGCTCGGTGTATGGCGATGCCCAGGGTGAATGGGTGGATGAGCAAACTCCCCCCGAGCCAAGCCGTGGCCATGGCGATGTGTTGCTCGAAAGCGAGCGATTGCTTAGCGGCATCGGCGACCGGCAGGTGTGCATCTTGCGCTTGGGGGCGTTGTATGGACCGGGCCGCGATCTTGATCGACGCCTGCGCGGGCTCGCCGGGCTGGAACGCCCTGGCAGCGGAGCTGCCTTCAGCAACTGGTTGCATGTGGCGGATGCCGCCGGTGCATTGGAAGCAGCTCTCGATGCTGAATGGACTGGCGTGGTGAATGTGGTCAACGACGAACCGATTCGGCTGCGGGATTTGGTGGGCCGCAGTCTCCAGAGGCAGGGTCTGGCTCCTGTGCGCTGGCTTGGTCAGGACGAATCTGGTTCAGAAGGTCGCCGCATACGCAATACCCGACTCAAACAACTGGGCTACCAACTTCAACATCCAAGCGTTGATCAGAGCGATGTCTGTGCCGCCAGTCAGGTGAACTGA
- a CDS encoding proline/glycine betaine ABC transporter permease: MTSIPVICTTSTGVVGSLADAVVAWLLNNGQAVFDGLNTVILGLADACRTVLEQPSPWLLALIIALLGLWRVSATFALVSLLGLNLVVVMQLWDPMLDTLALVVASAIVALAIGLPLGVLAARQPLAWKLTRPLLDLMQTMPAFVYLIPAVMLFSTGAVPAIIATVVFSMPPVVRLTVLGIQQVPSDLIEAGRSFGCSERQLLFKVQWPNALPTVMTGVNQTIMLSLSMVVIASMIGGGGLGDVVLRGIQQLNIGLGFEGGLAVVILAVILDRLSQSLSSPPAVPLRQRLRLLWRGR, encoded by the coding sequence ATGACTTCGATTCCTGTGATCTGCACAACGAGCACCGGGGTGGTTGGAAGCCTTGCCGATGCCGTGGTGGCATGGCTCCTGAACAACGGTCAAGCAGTCTTCGATGGGCTGAATACCGTGATTCTTGGCCTCGCCGATGCCTGCAGAACGGTGCTTGAACAACCCAGCCCTTGGCTGTTGGCGCTGATCATCGCCCTGCTGGGCCTTTGGCGCGTCAGTGCCACTTTCGCCTTAGTCAGCTTGCTGGGCCTCAACCTGGTGGTGGTCATGCAGCTTTGGGATCCAATGCTGGATACCCTCGCCCTCGTGGTGGCGTCAGCAATCGTGGCTCTGGCCATTGGGTTGCCATTGGGTGTGCTGGCTGCACGCCAACCCTTGGCCTGGAAGTTGACAAGGCCCCTGCTGGATCTCATGCAGACCATGCCGGCATTCGTCTATCTGATTCCCGCAGTGATGCTCTTCAGCACCGGGGCCGTTCCCGCGATCATCGCCACGGTTGTGTTTTCAATGCCACCGGTGGTGCGGCTCACCGTTCTGGGGATTCAACAGGTCCCAAGTGACCTGATCGAAGCAGGGCGTTCCTTTGGCTGCTCCGAACGTCAATTGCTGTTCAAGGTGCAATGGCCCAACGCCCTGCCCACAGTGATGACCGGTGTCAATCAGACGATCATGCTGTCGTTATCGATGGTGGTCATCGCATCGATGATTGGTGGGGGTGGCCTGGGTGATGTGGTGCTGCGCGGCATTCAGCAACTCAACATCGGCCTTGGCTTTGAAGGGGGGTTGGCAGTAGTGATTCTGGCGGTGATCCTTGATCGTCTCTCCCAGAGCTTGAGTTCCCCTCCTGCAGTGCCGCTCAGACAACGCCTACGCCTGCTCTGGAGAGGACGATGA
- a CDS encoding class I SAM-dependent methyltransferase, which yields MTTIQRQSARSSDWQSFGDVPESVRETDHYQQEYIEDFADRWDRLIDWNARAQAEGDFFIRLLKQHGARSILDVATGTGFHSVRLLEEGFDVVSADGSPNMLARAFRNARDRDQLLRTAQADWRFLNRDIHGSFDAVICLGNSFTHLFKERDRRKSLAEYYAVLKHNGILILDHRNYDRLLEGGDAVRQGKGNVYCGEDVRVAPAHVDDGLARFQYDFSDGSTYHLNMFPLRYGYVRRLMSEVGFQKISSFGDYKKDIENPDFFVHVAEKEYCFDADSAAR from the coding sequence ATGACAACGATTCAGCGTCAGTCTGCACGATCGAGCGATTGGCAAAGTTTTGGTGATGTTCCTGAGTCTGTTCGTGAAACAGACCACTATCAGCAAGAATATATTGAAGATTTTGCTGATCGTTGGGATCGCCTCATTGATTGGAATGCTCGTGCTCAAGCAGAAGGTGACTTTTTTATCCGTTTATTAAAACAGCATGGAGCTCGCTCCATCCTTGATGTGGCTACGGGCACCGGGTTCCACTCCGTACGCTTGCTTGAAGAAGGGTTTGATGTCGTCAGCGCTGATGGCAGCCCCAACATGTTGGCTAGGGCCTTCCGCAATGCCCGCGATCGTGATCAACTCTTAAGGACGGCTCAAGCCGATTGGCGGTTCCTCAATCGTGACATTCACGGAAGTTTTGATGCTGTGATTTGCTTGGGTAATTCATTCACCCATCTTTTTAAAGAGCGCGATCGTCGTAAGTCGCTCGCTGAGTATTACGCCGTTTTGAAGCACAATGGCATTCTCATTCTTGATCATCGGAATTATGACCGTTTGCTCGAGGGCGGTGATGCAGTGCGTCAAGGCAAAGGCAATGTCTATTGCGGTGAGGATGTAAGAGTGGCTCCCGCCCATGTGGACGATGGCCTGGCACGGTTCCAGTATGACTTCAGTGATGGCAGTACCTATCACCTGAACATGTTCCCCTTGCGTTACGGCTACGTTCGTCGTTTGATGTCAGAGGTTGGTTTTCAAAAAATCTCAAGTTTTGGTGATTACAAAAAAGATATTGAGAATCCTGACTTCTTTGTGCATGTAGCAGAAAAGGAATATTGCTTTGATGCCGATTCCGCTGCACGCTGA
- a CDS encoding glycine betaine ABC transporter substrate-binding protein — protein sequence MTKQHLWQRRSLLMAGLGLAGSSLVSIARQSSGDQTNNEPSQNAAPKTVDDRNQPLRLGWSAWSDAEVVSLMAAELIRSALNQPVERVMADIGIQYQSVARGDLDLMLMAWLPATHRDYWTRIRDQVLDLGPIYSGTLGWIVPDYVPDDVISSIRQLSDPALASQFDNRVQGIDPGSGLNQASLDALKRYRLNNMELVPSSSAAMAAVLAQAIEQERWLIATSWTPHWMFARFKLRFLEDPERVFGGTERIHALARLGLDQQVPDVTDFLSRFHLPSEDLDQLLLQAQTTSPDDAVTTYLANQPKRVEYWITGNL from the coding sequence ATGACGAAACAGCACCTTTGGCAGCGGCGTTCTCTGCTCATGGCTGGTCTTGGCCTGGCAGGTAGTTCATTGGTCTCCATTGCGCGCCAAAGCAGCGGGGATCAAACCAACAACGAGCCATCGCAAAACGCCGCACCTAAAACGGTGGACGACCGCAACCAGCCGCTGCGCTTGGGCTGGTCAGCGTGGAGTGATGCGGAAGTGGTCAGTCTGATGGCAGCGGAGCTGATCCGATCGGCCCTGAACCAACCGGTAGAACGCGTGATGGCCGATATCGGAATTCAGTACCAATCAGTCGCCCGTGGTGATCTCGATCTGATGCTGATGGCCTGGTTACCTGCCACCCATCGCGACTACTGGACCCGCATTCGCGATCAGGTGCTGGATCTGGGCCCAATCTACTCCGGCACGTTGGGCTGGATTGTTCCCGATTACGTGCCGGACGACGTTATCTCCAGCATTCGCCAGCTGAGCGATCCTGCTCTGGCGTCTCAGTTTGACAATCGCGTGCAGGGGATTGATCCCGGTTCAGGACTGAACCAAGCATCCCTGGACGCCTTAAAGCGCTACAGACTGAACAACATGGAGCTGGTGCCCTCCAGCAGTGCAGCCATGGCTGCTGTCTTGGCACAAGCGATCGAACAAGAGCGTTGGCTGATTGCCACCAGCTGGACGCCCCATTGGATGTTCGCCCGCTTCAAGCTTCGTTTTCTCGAGGATCCCGAGAGGGTGTTTGGAGGAACAGAACGCATTCACGCGCTGGCACGGCTGGGGTTGGATCAGCAGGTCCCTGATGTCACCGACTTTCTCAGCAGATTTCACCTGCCAAGTGAGGATCTGGATCAGTTGCTATTGCAGGCCCAGACCACGAGTCCAGACGATGCGGTAACGACGTATCTGGCCAACCAACCCAAACGTGTCGAGTACTGGATCACTGGCAATCTTTAA
- a CDS encoding glycine betaine/L-proline ABC transporter ATP-binding protein, translating into MHEPNAMQDTIRIRNLWKLFGGNPSLNVERRRHDHSVRIAVEDVSLSVKEGEIFIIMGLSGSGKSTLLRMLNGLIEPTSGSVEVLGQDLASLSRKEWILLRRQTMAMVFQSFALFPHRSALENAEFGLEVAGMPKGKRVCRAKEALERVGLGNDLHRKPSQLSGGMRQRVGLARALALDPPILLMDEAFSALDPLIRRDMQDLLLDLQKEQQRTVVFVSHDLDEAVRLGDRIALMKEGQMLQCDSAEALLLHPAGDAVSEFFEGVDRASVLNLEAILANQTTESIVAANEEHPNQQRPSLKASTLLSDAIPYIADVNGPVDVINDEDQVIGAVSPQGLLKAIARP; encoded by the coding sequence ATGCACGAGCCAAATGCGATGCAAGACACGATTCGCATTCGAAATCTTTGGAAGTTATTTGGCGGCAATCCAAGCCTGAATGTTGAGCGCAGGCGTCACGACCATTCCGTTCGCATTGCTGTTGAAGATGTTTCTTTGTCGGTTAAAGAGGGAGAAATTTTTATCATCATGGGGCTTTCCGGATCTGGGAAGTCCACCCTCTTGCGCATGCTCAATGGCCTGATCGAGCCAACGAGTGGCAGCGTAGAAGTTCTTGGGCAAGACCTAGCGAGTTTGAGCAGAAAAGAGTGGATATTGTTGCGTCGCCAAACCATGGCGATGGTGTTTCAATCCTTCGCTCTTTTTCCCCACCGCAGTGCCCTCGAGAACGCCGAGTTTGGCCTCGAGGTTGCGGGAATGCCAAAGGGCAAACGGGTTTGCCGGGCCAAGGAAGCCCTGGAACGGGTCGGTCTTGGCAATGACCTCCACAGGAAACCATCGCAGTTGTCTGGGGGGATGCGTCAACGGGTCGGTTTAGCCAGAGCGTTAGCCCTCGACCCACCGATTCTGTTGATGGATGAGGCTTTTTCTGCGCTCGATCCATTGATTCGTCGCGACATGCAAGACCTGTTGCTCGATCTTCAAAAGGAACAACAACGCACGGTTGTGTTTGTCTCCCACGATCTCGATGAAGCCGTACGCCTGGGAGACCGAATTGCCCTGATGAAGGAAGGCCAAATGTTGCAATGCGACAGCGCCGAGGCGTTGTTGCTGCATCCAGCGGGCGATGCCGTGAGTGAGTTTTTTGAGGGTGTGGATCGCGCTTCAGTCCTCAACCTTGAGGCGATACTCGCGAACCAAACAACGGAATCCATCGTCGCTGCGAACGAAGAGCACCCCAATCAGCAACGTCCCAGCCTTAAGGCCTCCACACTGTTAAGCGACGCCATTCCGTACATCGCAGACGTCAACGGTCCTGTTGACGTCATCAACGATGAGGACCAAGTGATCGGTGCGGTGTCACCCCAAGGCCTGCTCAAGGCCATCGCGCGACCATGA
- a CDS encoding alpha/beta fold hydrolase codes for MTKIIPKNILILAALFLPIQANTQTAFAETDKTTLHFKHFPNPKSEFKGTFLFQNGSGTSLEEWTNNKKFFDCVKRNGSALMYDRSGLGKSPPDFSISTENPITAKLVNSKLISLLKANQITAPYILVSHSHGGMYSGYFARKYPDSIAGMLMVAPVPPDYQYSSTVMEKFRITQAKLKGKSSKEAYKLDNLDSPSEGNTMTADAFYQQLGFETTKEQVSKLPEMTSNFPITILSSSDMGKNAPIKGDWHTLQKQWLNQNPESMILQAQGGHFLQFDQPRLICKELKKLVDIAIQSSKEDSRLQ; via the coding sequence ATGACGAAAATTATCCCAAAAAACATCCTCATACTAGCCGCACTTTTCTTACCAATACAGGCCAATACCCAAACTGCATTCGCAGAAACTGACAAAACAACCTTACATTTCAAGCACTTCCCCAACCCCAAATCAGAATTCAAAGGAACTTTCCTATTTCAAAACGGATCCGGAACGTCCCTCGAAGAATGGACTAACAATAAAAAATTCTTTGATTGCGTCAAACGAAATGGTAGCGCGTTGATGTACGACAGAAGCGGCCTCGGCAAAAGCCCACCAGATTTCAGCATCTCAACTGAGAATCCCATCACCGCAAAGCTCGTCAATTCAAAGCTAATCAGCCTGCTAAAAGCAAACCAAATAACAGCCCCCTACATTCTTGTCTCGCACTCCCATGGCGGCATGTATTCAGGATATTTCGCACGCAAATACCCCGACTCAATTGCCGGAATGCTAATGGTAGCCCCCGTCCCTCCCGACTACCAGTACTCAAGTACAGTCATGGAAAAATTCAGAATAACCCAGGCCAAACTCAAGGGCAAATCAAGCAAAGAAGCCTACAAATTAGACAATCTCGACAGCCCAAGTGAAGGCAATACGATGACCGCCGATGCGTTTTACCAACAACTAGGTTTCGAAACAACCAAGGAGCAGGTTTCCAAGCTACCGGAAATGACAAGCAATTTTCCAATCACAATTCTATCTTCCTCTGACATGGGCAAGAATGCTCCAATCAAAGGAGACTGGCATACTCTGCAAAAACAATGGCTAAACCAGAATCCAGAGAGCATGATTCTCCAGGCCCAGGGGGGTCACTTTTTACAATTCGATCAACCAAGACTGATTTGCAAAGAACTCAAGAAGCTGGTAGATATAGCAATACAATCCTCAAAAGAAGACAGCAGGCTTCAATAA
- a CDS encoding DUF3721 domain-containing protein encodes MSWASIPFAVVIAFALYPMASLGHSKGIYQSKTDAEQRADEIGCKSVHQNNGKWMPCADERELHRQLRQQ; translated from the coding sequence ATGAGCTGGGCCTCAATTCCATTCGCCGTGGTCATTGCATTCGCGCTGTATCCCATGGCCAGCCTGGGACACAGCAAAGGCATCTATCAATCCAAAACCGATGCAGAACAACGTGCCGATGAGATTGGTTGCAAGTCGGTGCATCAGAACAACGGGAAGTGGATGCCCTGCGCGGATGAGCGTGAACTCCACCGCCAATTACGCCAGCAATGA
- a CDS encoding amidase has product MNHSKIPKTFKQATSLALTISAALLLTEKTIAKQIDSDNHRIEEATIESIHEELTEGRTTCEKLINSYLHRIKKYNFSLERGAPLNAFVALNPNAVKQARVLDRSFKQNNQLVGPLHCIPIAVKDNIDTVDTPSTSGSLALLGSQPIRNAFLVNQLRGAGGIIIGKAAMDEFASGGEGISGRSGRIGNAYDPNQNSGGSSGGSAVAVSANFAVLGIGTDNSGSVRVPAAFNGVYGIRPSTGLISHSGILPRGNLDGVVGVMARSIPDLAVGLAAIANKSDPNDPFTKQVPRTDSYAKNLKNASLDGRRIGIIRSVAGNEVFDASEKGSMTVFNQVKDRLERKGASLIEIHLPLFDTNRGNNMAGEAEDIDQYLGSFASTRRSLQDICLSGRTRLGEKACLGYMESIAPKYSDQYYSALNTFENNKNYLERLMREKGIDALLMPLSSWQPPSYYDDMYRTATTESPVSSNSGLPAIALIAGWTSAKPVMPIGFELIGYQYREGDLIGLAQAYSSGLPDRPLPELKTGRNDFSFEDICVQGINYFITETGWRSYEQFLKDAYGQTIKPAAYLKFFEKEVQKFAQENQQSVQACE; this is encoded by the coding sequence ATGAACCACTCAAAGATTCCAAAGACATTCAAGCAAGCCACAAGCCTTGCCCTAACGATTAGTGCGGCACTCCTTTTAACCGAGAAGACTATAGCCAAACAAATTGATAGCGATAATCACCGGATCGAGGAGGCGACAATTGAATCCATTCACGAGGAACTAACAGAGGGAAGAACAACTTGCGAGAAATTAATTAATAGCTATTTACATCGAATCAAGAAGTATAATTTCAGCCTCGAAAGAGGGGCACCTCTGAATGCATTTGTTGCGCTTAATCCGAATGCAGTCAAACAGGCAAGGGTTCTTGACAGAAGTTTCAAACAAAACAATCAATTGGTTGGCCCTCTTCATTGCATCCCAATTGCTGTCAAAGACAACATCGATACAGTTGACACTCCTTCCACTTCCGGATCGTTGGCTCTGCTTGGCTCTCAGCCAATCAGAAATGCCTTTTTAGTTAATCAATTAAGAGGAGCTGGAGGGATCATTATTGGTAAAGCCGCCATGGATGAATTTGCTTCCGGCGGAGAAGGGATTAGTGGCCGCAGCGGAAGGATTGGCAATGCTTATGATCCCAATCAAAATTCTGGTGGTTCCAGTGGAGGCTCTGCAGTTGCAGTAAGCGCAAACTTTGCTGTTTTGGGGATCGGTACGGACAACAGTGGCTCGGTCAGAGTGCCTGCAGCCTTCAACGGGGTTTATGGCATTCGCCCAAGCACAGGTCTAATCAGTCATTCAGGAATTCTCCCGAGAGGAAACCTGGATGGAGTCGTTGGTGTGATGGCCAGGTCGATTCCTGATCTGGCTGTTGGCCTTGCTGCGATAGCAAACAAATCTGATCCCAATGATCCGTTTACGAAGCAAGTACCGCGAACAGATTCTTATGCAAAGAATTTAAAAAATGCATCCCTTGATGGAAGACGAATTGGCATAATTCGGAGTGTTGCAGGCAATGAGGTCTTTGACGCTAGCGAAAAGGGTTCAATGACTGTGTTCAATCAAGTCAAAGACAGGCTTGAGAGGAAGGGTGCGTCACTTATTGAAATTCATCTGCCCTTATTCGACACGAACAGAGGAAATAACATGGCGGGCGAGGCAGAAGATATTGATCAATACCTAGGTTCTTTTGCATCGACGAGAAGGAGCCTTCAGGACATATGTTTATCTGGTCGCACACGACTAGGGGAGAAAGCCTGCTTAGGTTATATGGAGAGCATTGCTCCAAAGTACAGCGATCAATACTATTCAGCGCTGAACACTTTTGAGAATAACAAAAACTATCTAGAGCGATTAATGCGAGAAAAAGGCATTGATGCTTTGCTGATGCCTCTCAGCTCCTGGCAACCCCCAAGTTATTACGATGATATGTATCGCACCGCCACAACAGAATCGCCGGTTTCATCAAACTCCGGATTACCGGCAATTGCTTTGATTGCTGGTTGGACATCGGCAAAACCAGTAATGCCGATCGGCTTTGAGTTAATTGGGTATCAATATCGGGAGGGGGATCTGATCGGCCTTGCGCAGGCTTATTCTTCTGGCCTACCAGACAGGCCCTTACCTGAATTGAAAACCGGAAGGAATGACTTTTCCTTCGAGGATATTTGTGTTCAAGGAATCAATTACTTTATCACCGAGACTGGTTGGCGTAGTTATGAGCAATTTCTAAAGGATGCCTATGGCCAGACGATCAAGCCTGCTGCTTATCTAAAGTTTTTTGAGAAGGAAGTGCAGAAATTTGCCCAGGAAAATCAACAGTCTGTGCAGGCCTGTGAATAA